The Geminocystis sp. NIES-3708 genomic sequence TATTTTTTAAAAAATTTCTTGTTTTCTCTAAGAATAAATACTTATTGTTTTGATAAATAACAATTCTCCTCATCTTACTCTTTCTAAAGAATTGACTATTTCTTTGTGTATTACTTCTTTCATTTTAGTGGCATCAATTTTTACATAAGGATATTCATATTGACTTAAAATTCTTTCAAAATTTTCTTTAACTCTGGTTAATTTTTCTTTAGTTTCATATATTTCTAAGATAGCACGATTGCTAATTCTATTCAAAGCTATATCGACAGGTATATCTAAATAAATTAATAAATCTGGAGGAGGAAAATCTCGATTTAATAAACTAACAAATTGAAAATCTTTTTCAGTTTTAGCATTATAAGCAAGGGAAGAAAAATAATATCTAGTAGTAATAACATGAGTATTTTCTTGGATAAGTTTTTGTACACCATCAATATTATTATATAAATGATAGTGACGATCAGCGGCAAATAAATAAGCCATTTGTTGATCAAATAAATCTTGGTTAATAAAATTATTTTGATGGGCTAAAAATTCTCTTAATAATTTTCCTATTTTACCAGAAGAAGGTTCAGGACTTACTATTGCTTTTTTTTGTTTATTGATAAAATATCTTTCTAGTAAATTAGCTTGGGTAGTACTTCCTGCACCATCTATTCCTTCTAACACAATAAAATAACCTTGCTTTTTTTTCTGATAAATCATATTTAATTTACATTCTTTTCCAAATAAAAAAAGTTTCTAATAAATTCATTATAAACTGATGTTGTGTATTATTTTTTGCTAACCAGACTTGTTGAATATTTCTAACTATTTCTAGTGATTTTAGTTGACTAAATTTAAGTTTAAATAAGTCGCTTAAAACTTTTTTTTGTTTAATTAATAATGTTATTCCTGTTAATATTTCTTCCAATTCAAATCCTAAACCATGAAAACCAAGTAAATTATTATTATCGTCTAAAATAATTTTGATAAAGATGTTATTCTCCCCTAAACTTAAACCAGAAAATAAATTAGAATTAATAATTAAAGTTTTGATATTTTTATTAGATAATAACCTTGCTTGTTTTTCTGTATATCCCACCCGATAAAGAGGAGGATTAGTTGATAAAATATAAGGAATATGATAATAATTTATCTTTTGCCAAGGAAAAAATAAACTAT encodes the following:
- the tmk gene encoding dTMP kinase produces the protein MIYQKKKQGYFIVLEGIDGAGSTTQANLLERYFINKQKKAIVSPEPSSGKIGKLLREFLAHQNNFINQDLFDQQMAYLFAADRHYHLYNNIDGVQKLIQENTHVITTRYYFSSLAYNAKTEKDFQFVSLLNRDFPPPDLLIYLDIPVDIALNRISNRAILEIYETKEKLTRVKENFERILSQYEYPYVKIDATKMKEVIHKEIVNSLERVR